Proteins encoded by one window of Bacillus sp. DTU_2020_1000418_1_SI_GHA_SEK_038:
- a CDS encoding metal-dependent hydrolase, with amino-acid sequence MKVSFHGHSVVKIESQGKTILIDPFITGNELTDLKVDDVKPDVIVVTHGHGDHLGDTVELAKKHDALVIANFELATYLSWQGVNTHGMSIGGAYQFDFGKVKLTPAFHGTGLETDNNEIIYLGMPAGVLITIENKTIYHAGDTGLFSDMKLIGDRHPIDLAFLPIGDNFTMGPEDAAYAAGLLSAKKVVPIHYNTFPPIKQDPYKFAEMVEPGVVQVLQAGDSIQL; translated from the coding sequence ATGAAAGTATCATTTCATGGACATTCTGTTGTGAAAATTGAATCACAAGGGAAAACAATTCTCATAGATCCATTTATAACAGGAAACGAATTAACAGATTTAAAGGTGGATGATGTTAAGCCTGACGTCATTGTTGTGACCCATGGACATGGAGATCACCTTGGAGATACTGTGGAACTGGCCAAAAAGCATGATGCTCTCGTTATTGCCAACTTTGAGCTTGCAACCTATTTAAGCTGGCAAGGTGTGAATACTCACGGAATGAGTATAGGTGGAGCTTATCAGTTTGATTTTGGAAAGGTAAAGTTGACACCTGCTTTTCACGGAACTGGACTAGAGACAGATAACAATGAAATCATTTATTTAGGTATGCCAGCGGGAGTACTTATAACTATTGAAAATAAAACGATTTATCACGCAGGCGATACAGGTCTATTCTCCGATATGAAATTAATAGGTGACCGCCACCCGATTGATCTTGCCTTTTTGCCAATTGGAGATAATTTTACTATGGGGCCAGAGGACGCAGCCTATGCAGCGGGCTTGTTGAGTGCCAAGAAAGTTGTACCGATACACTATAATACGTTCCCGCCTATAAAGCAGGACCCATATAAATTTGCGGAAATGGTTGAACCAGGTGTTGTTCAGGTACTTCAGGCGGGAGATTCGATTCAATTGTAA